From Pan troglodytes isolate AG18354 chromosome 11, NHGRI_mPanTro3-v2.0_pri, whole genome shotgun sequence, the proteins below share one genomic window:
- the LOC473051 gene encoding olfactory receptor 1K1 — translation MEAANESSEGISFILLGLTTSPGQQRPLFVLFLLLYVASLLGNGLIVAAIQASPALHAPMYFLLAHLSFADLCFASVTVPKMLANLLAHDRSISLAGCLTQMYFFFALGVTDSCLLAAMAYDCYVAIRHPLPYAMRMSRAMCAALVGMAWLVSHVHSLLHILLMARLSFCASHQVPHFFCDHQPPLRLSCSDTHHIQLLIFTEGATVVVTPFLLILASYGAIAAAVLQLPSASGRLRAVSTCGSHLAVVSLFYGIVIAVYFQPTTRCEAERGRVATVMYTVVTPMLNPIIYSLWNHDVQGALGALLIGRRISASDS, via the coding sequence ATGGAGGCTGCCAATGAGTCTTCAGAGGGAATCTCATTCATTTTATTGGGACTGACAACAAGTCCTGGGCAGCAGCGGCCTCTCTTTGTGCTGTTCTTGCTCTTGTATGTGGCCAGCCTCCTGGGCAATGGACTCATTGTGGCTGCCATCCAGGCCAGTCCAGCCCTTCATGCACCCATGTACTTCCTGCTGGCCCACCTGTCCTTTGCTGACCTCTGCTTCGCCTCCGTCACTGTGCCCAAGATGTTGGCCAACTTGTTGGCCCACGACCGCTCCATCTCGCTGGCTGGCTGCCTGACCCAAATGTACTTCTTCTTTGCCCTGGGGGTAACTGATAGCTGTCTTCTGGCGGCCATGGCCTATGACTGCTACGTGGCCATCCGGCACCCCCTCCCCTATGCCATGAGGATGTCCCGGGCCATGTGCGCAGCCCTGGTGGGAATGGCATGGCTGGTGTCCCACGTCCACTCCCTCCTGCATATCCTGCTCATGGCTCGCTTGTCCTTCTGTGCTTCCCACCAAGTGCCCCACTTCTTCTGTGACCACCAGCCTCCCTTAAGGCTCTCGTGCTCTGAcacccaccacatccagctgctCATCTTCACCGAGGGCGCCACAGTGGTGGTCACTCCCTTCCTGCTCATCCTCGCCTCCTATGGGGCCATCGCAGCTGCCGTGCTCCAGCTGCCCTCAGCTTCTGGGAGGCTCCGGGCTGTGTCCACCTGTGGCTCCCACCTGGCTGTGGTAAGCCTCTTCTATGGGATAGTCATTGCAGTCTACTTCCAGCCCACAACCCGATGCGAGGCAGAGCGGGGCCGTGTGGCCACTGTCATGTACACTGTAGTCACCCCCATGCTGAACCCCATCATCTACAGCCTCTGGAATCACGATGTACAGGGGGCACTCGGAGCCCTTCTCATTGGGCGAAGGATCTCAGCTAGTGACTCCTGA
- the OR5C1 gene encoding olfactory receptor 5C1: MNSENLTRAAVAPAEFVLLGITNRWDLRVALFLTCLPVYLVSLLGNMGMALLIRMDARLHTPMYFFLANLSLLDVCYSSAIGPKMLVDLLLPRATIPYTACALQMFVFAGLADTECCLLAAMAYDRYVAIRNPLLYTTAMSQRLCLALLGASGLGGAVSAFVHTTLTFRLSFCRSRKINSFFCDIPPLLAISCSDTSLNELLLFAICGFIQTATVLAITVSYGFIAGAVIRMRSVEGSRRAASTCGSHLTAVAMMYGTLIFMYLRPSSSYALDTDKMASVFYTLVIPALNTLIYSLRNKEVKEALRRTWSRFHCPGQGSQ; the protein is encoded by the coding sequence ATGAACTCAGAGAACCTCACCCGGGCCGCGGTTGCCCCTGCTGAATTCGTCCTCCTGGGCATCACAAATCGCTGGGACCTGCGTGTGGCCCTCTTCCTGACCTGCCTGCCTGTCTACCTGGTGAGCCTGCTGGGAAACATGGGCATGGCGCTGCTGATCCGCATGGATGCCCGGCTCCACACACCTATGTACTTCTTCCTGGCCAACCTCTCCCTGCTGGATGTCTGCTATTCCTCCGCCATCGGCCCCAAGATGCTAGTGGACCTGCTGCTGCCCCGAGCCACCATCCCTTACACAGCCTGTGCCCTCCAGATGTTTGTCTTTGCAGGTCTGGCTGATACTGAGTGTTGCTTGCTGGCAGCCATGGCCTACGACCGCTACGTGGCCATCAGAAACCCACTTCTCTATACAACAGCTATGTCGCAGCGTCTATGCCTGGCCTTGCTGGGAGCATCAGGCCTGGGTGGGGCAGTGAGCGCCTTTGTTCACACAACCCTCACCTTCCGCCTGAGCTTCTGCCGCTCCCGGAAGATCAATAGCTTCTTCTGCGATATCCCTCCACTGCTGGCCATCTCGTGCAGTGACACCAGTCTCAATGAACTCCTTCTCTTCGCCATCTGTGGCTTCATCCAGACAGCCACGGTGTTAGCTATCACGGTGTCTTATGGCTTCATCGCTGGGGCTGTGATCCGCATGCGCTCCGTCGAGGGCAGTCGGCGAGCAGCCTCCACCTGTGGTTCCCACCTCACAGCCGTGGCCATGATGTACGGGACACTCATTTTCATGTACCTGCGCCCCAGCTCCAGCTATGCCCTGGACACTGACAAGATGGCCTCTGTGTTCTATACCCTGGTCATCCCGGCTCTCAACACACTCATCTACAGCCTCCGCAATAAGGAGGTCAAGGAGGCCCTCAGGCGGACCTGGAGCCGATTCCACTGTCCAGGGCAGGGGTCCCAGTGA